AGTGGGCCTTGCAGGTGGGCTGATTGCCCGCACACGGGGCTTCATACGTACAATACGTATCAAGCCAGCGCAGAAGGATCCAACATGCAAAAAAAAATGACCATCACCATGGACGAAGATGTCTATGAAGGGCTTTTTCGGGTCATCGGACGGGGCAAGGTAAGCCAATTTTTGCAAGAATTGGCGCGCCCCCACGTCATGGGCGATTCGCTAGACGATGGCTACCGTGCCATGGCCGCAGACCCCGAATACGAAGCCGAAGCCAATGCCTGGGTGGAGGGGCTGATCTCGGGCGTGGCGCATGAAACGCGGTGAGGTGTGGTGGGTCGAGTTTGACCCTGCCGTCGGCAGCGAGGTCACCAAAACCCGGCCCGGCATCATCGTCAGCAACGATGCCGCCAACCGCAACCTGGGCCGCGTGATCGTGGTAGCACTCACCAGCAACACCGAGCGGATGTACCCCGGCAACGCGCTGGTGACGGTGGCGGGCGCGCGCAGCAAAGCAATGGCCGACCAGATCATGACGGCCGATAAGTCGCGCCTGAAATCCCTGCTCGGCACTCTGTCAAAGCCCGACATGAAGGCCGTCGAAGAAGCCATGCGCCTGCAAATGGGCCTGTAGCGACAGGCTTATGCTTTTTAAGCCGCTCTCGCTTATTCCATCAGCGTAAGCAGCTACCAAAATAGTAGCAAACCTTCACCCCTTGCCGGTCGACCCGTAGCCGCCCTCACCGCGCTCCGAGGCGGGGAATTCGGTGACCACGTTGAACTGGGCCTGCACCACCGGCACGATGACCAGCTGGGCCAGGCGCTCCATCGGGGCGATGGTGAAGGCCACGGTGCTGCGGTTCCAGGCGCTGACCATCAGCTGGCCCTGGTAGTCGCTGTCGATCAGCCCCACCAGGTTGCCCAGCACGATGCCGTGCTTGTGGCCCAGGCCGGAGCGCGGCAGGATCATGGCGGCAAAGCCGGGGTCGGCCAGGTGG
This sequence is a window from Rhodoferax sp. WC2427. Protein-coding genes within it:
- the dut gene encoding dUTP diphosphatase, which produces MIIDLKIIDPRMADQLPAYATPGSAGLDLRACLDEPLVLAPNAWQLVPTGIAIHLADPGFAAMILPRSGLGHKHGIVLGNLVGLIDSDYQGQLMVSAWNRSTVAFTIAPMERLAQLVIVPVVQAQFNVVTEFPASERGEGGYGSTGKG
- a CDS encoding addiction module antitoxin, coding for MQKKMTITMDEDVYEGLFRVIGRGKVSQFLQELARPHVMGDSLDDGYRAMAADPEYEAEANAWVEGLISGVAHETR
- a CDS encoding type II toxin-antitoxin system PemK/MazF family toxin, with the protein product MKRGEVWWVEFDPAVGSEVTKTRPGIIVSNDAANRNLGRVIVVALTSNTERMYPGNALVTVAGARSKAMADQIMTADKSRLKSLLGTLSKPDMKAVEEAMRLQMGL